The DNA sequence TTATCTAGTAATTCAGGCACATCTCTAGCATCGATTCGGCGGTAGCGAGTTTTATCAGGCATCACAATATTTGGCCCAGCTTTGCACTGTTTCATGCAGCCTGTTCCTTTTACTTTAACTTGGTCTTGCAAACCGCGATCGCGCAACCCTTCCTCTAACGCCTGAGAAACTTGCTTAGCCCCTAGCTTACAACAGTCAGATTTTTGACACACTAAAATACAAGCCTGCACTTTGGCAGGCTTTTCTTTGGTGGGAGAAACATTTTGTTGGCAAGCAGCTGGTGCTGTAACAGCAGGTGTTTTAGGCATAACTTGATAAACTTTGAGTTTCGATTCCTCCCCGTCTTTATCCAGCTTTTTCTCCCCCGTCACTTCTACCCAGTCTCCCAGCATCAACAACTGGCGGTATAAAGAAGCTCTT is a window from the Leptolyngbyaceae cyanobacterium genome containing:
- a CDS encoding (2Fe-2S) ferredoxin domain-containing protein, yielding MGKHKYSQKSDFRLEGRLVGFVVEDGYKIKQMKLATAEGEVILKMAKEARASLYRQLLMLGDWVEVTGEKKLDKDGEESKLKVYQVMPKTPAVTAPAACQQNVSPTKEKPAKVQACILVCQKSDCCKLGAKQVSQALEEGLRDRGLQDQVKVKGTGCMKQCKAGPNIVMPDKTRYRRIDARDVPELLDKHFEQEEVIPKEAVPELVNVG